A genomic region of Mugil cephalus isolate CIBA_MC_2020 chromosome 5, CIBA_Mcephalus_1.1, whole genome shotgun sequence contains the following coding sequences:
- the gask1b gene encoding Golgi-associated kinase 1B, whose amino-acid sequence MGKSRFHWLCFPLLKLHSNFRRCPLSKRSLIIAIVCLIYLFFVVSQVGHSQQHRARRTDKDNIRHTSGLYDLEINGALSASEDLQTGGSIAVPTRSNVVYITLKSKRLKPVHIRGTIRPKLRRKVRRNKSDDISSTRNKLVSLEQDSGHIKRNFAPKTTRKETRDVNYKLLDIIQKSNDAKADSHISSIRIYSQRAPPWFSAQDVKTMRFLADGKVLRMKEVSRGDVPSLLIFEGETNVPPADQKHAKKTKVCGGQCGIVHRPVDNTEVFAFHLDRVLGLNRTLPAVSRKFSFLHDGQACPVVSWDPSLYQEDFAADRATVRLTWGEYQSSLKQRCWHKNVSPKPGSGCSTVHHYEWSKLVLFDFLLQIHSRLDQSCCGFRPRREDVCVELGHRAECGDQDHVRLANIVYRGHDPRHLVFTDNKGYFDRNEDNLDFRLLEGIKEFPEYAISVLRNRKLREKLLQSLFLDQTYWESQSGRQGIEKLIDVIERRAKVLLTYINAHGIKVLTMNA is encoded by the exons ATGGGGAAGTCTCGCTTTCACTGGCTCTGCTTCCCTCTCTTAAAACTACACAGCAACTTTCGGAGGTGCCCTCTTTCAAAAAGGAGTTTGATAATTGCGATCGTCTGCTTAATCTATCTGTTTTTCGTGGTTTCACAAGTTGGACACTCGCAGCAACACCGGGCCAGACGGACCGATAAGGACAACATTCGGCACACCAGTGGATTGTATGATTTGGAGATTAACGGTGCCCTGTCAGCCTCTGAGGATTTGCAGACCGGTGGGAGCATTGCCGTCCCGACTCGGTCCAACGTGGTCTACATTACGCTTAAGTCTAAGCGTCTGAAACCGGTACACATTCGAGGTACAATCCGACCAAAACTGAGGAGAAAGGTGAGGAGAAATAAGTCAGATGATATTTCTTCTACACGGAACAAACTTGTCTCCTTGGAGCAGGACTCAGGCCACATTAAGCGCAACTTTGCACCCAAGACGACCAGGAAAGAAACGAGGGATGTTAATTATAAATTATTGGATATAATCCAGAAATCTAATGATGCAAAAGCAGACTCTCACATTAGCTCAATACGAATTTACAGCCAAAGGGCACCGCCGTGGTTCAGCGCGCAGGACGTGAAAACCATGCGTTTTCTCGCGGATGGCAAAGTTTTGCGCATGAAAGAAGTCTCTCGTGGAGACGTCCCGTCACTTCTGATATTTGAGGGTGAGACGAACGTTCCACCGGCCGaccaaaaacatgcaaaaaagacGAAGGTATGTGGAGGGCAGTGTGGAATCGTCCACAGACCCGTGGATAACACGGAGGTATTTGCTTTCCATTTGGACAGGGTGCTGGGGCTTAATAGGACACTGCCAGCTGTAAGCAGGAAGTTCAGCTTTTTACACG ATGGTCAGGCGTGCCCAGTGGTGTCGTGGGATCCATCTCTGTACCAAGAAGACTTTGCTGCAGACAGAGCCACTGTCAGGTTAACATGGGGTGAATACCAGAGCTCCTTGAAGCAGAGGTGTTGGCATAAAAACGTCAGCCCAAAGCCTGGCTCTGGCTGCTCCACAGTTCATCACTATGAGTGGAGCAAACTAGTTCTGTTCGACTTCTTGCTACAG ATTCACAGCCGCCTGGATCAGAGCTGCTGCGGGTTCAGGCCTCGGCGGGAGGACGTGTGTGTCGAGCTGGGCCACCGTGCCGAGTGTGGAGACCAGGACCACGTACGTCTGGCAAACATCGTCTACAGGGGTCATGACCCCAGACACCTGGTCTTCACTGACAACAAGGGATACTTCGACCGCAATGAGGACAACTTGGACTTCAGGCTTCTGGAGGGAATCAAGGA GTTTCCAGAGTACGCCATTTCTGTGCTGAGGAACAGGAAGCTGAGGGAGAAACTCCTCCAGTCCCTCTTCCTGGACCAGACATACTGGGAGAGCCAGAGCGGCCGGCAGGGCATCGAAAAGCTGATCGATGTCATCGAGAGGCGAGCCAAGGTCTTACTCACCTACATCAATGCGCATGGGATCAAAGTCCTCACAATGAATGCTTGA
- the tmem144b gene encoding transmembrane protein 144b yields the protein MPPAVCSLLLLFVATLLMASCHSTEAHPGSIRGNHNNGPGSLDTFDVNINSTNITHFGYGIAANMVAVLLYGSNFVPIKKIETGDGMFFQWVICAAIWVVSMIGDMILKSPKFYPFAMLGGVMWATGNIAVVPIVKSIGLGLGMLIWGSSSMLMGWASSRFGWFGIAAQDISRPILNYCGAGLCLLSGLIFFFVKADLELHPNSESIPLLIDRRTNSGSHAARSSEFWMDTIGPKARRFIGCLLAVVVGLLYGCSFVPILYIKSHSSCYDSIFYGASVYDLDYVYAQCSGIFVASSVYFAVYCAAMNNKPRVYSRAILPGLLSGVMWAVATYCWFLANNYLSSVITFPIVTAGYGLVAALWGTLVFREIKGLGNFFIFFLASCVVLAGSLLTAFSKL from the exons ATGCCCCCAGCAGTATGTTCCctgttgcttttatttgttgctACGTTATTGATGGCAAGCTGTCATAGCACTGAAG CTCATCCAGGTTCCATAAGGGGTAACCACAATAATGGACCGGGCAGCCTGGATACGTTTGACGTCAACATCAACTCAACCAATATCACTCATTTTGGCTATGGAATTGCTGCAAATATGGTTGCTGTGCTGCTGTACGGAAGCAATTTTGTCCCTATCAAAAAAATAGAGACAGGAGATG GTATGTTCTTCCAGTGGGTGATCTGCGCGGCAATATGGGTAGTATCTATGATAGGAGACATGATCCTGAAGTCACCCAAATTCTACCCTTTTGCAATGCTTGGCGGTGTGATGTGGGCTACAG GCAATATAGCAGTGGTTCCAATTGTGAAATCGATTGGTCTTGGTCTTGGAATGCTAATCTGGGGATCCTCTAGTATGTTGATGGGCTGGGCCAGTTCAAG ATTTGGCTGGTTTGGGATAGCTGCTCAGGATATTTCCAGGCCAATATTAAATTATTGTGGAGCTGGGTTGTGTCTGCTCAG TGGcctcatctttttctttgtgaaagCTGATCTAGAGCTACATCCCAATTCAGAATCAATTCCGCTACTAATCGACAGA AGAACAAATTCAGGCAGTCACGCAGCAAGGTCCTCTGAGTTCTGGATGGACACCATTGGGCCAAAGGCCAGGCGATTTAT CGGTTGCCTGCTTGCTGTTGTAGTGGGCCTGCTTTATGGTTGTTCCTTTGTGCCTATCCTCTACATTAAGAGCCATTCATCGTGCTATGACAGCATCTTCTATGGAGCCAGTGTCTATG ATCTCGACTATGTTTATGCGCAATGCTCTGGGATTTTCGTTGCAAGCTCTGTGTACTTTGCTGTCTACTGTGCAGCCATGAATAACAAGCCCAGAGTTTACTCCAGGGCCATTCTACCAG GACTACTGTCTGGCGTGATGTGGGCAGTGGCCACATACTGCTGGTTCCTGGCTAATAACTACCTGAGTTCTGTTATCACCTTTCCCATAGTTACTGCA GGATACGGTCTGGTGGCAGCACTGTGGGGAACCTTGGTGTTCAGAGAGATTAAG GGCTTGGGgaacttcttcatcttcttcttggCCTCATGTGTGGTGCTGGCTGGGTCCTTGCTCACCGCCTTCTCAAAGCTCTAA